Proteins from a single region of Budorcas taxicolor isolate Tak-1 chromosome 7, Takin1.1, whole genome shotgun sequence:
- the LOC128050743 gene encoding olfactory receptor 2M3-like, which produces MAWENHTLNSNFILLGIFDHSPTHIFLFSLVLGIFTVAFMGNTIMVLLIYLDTQLHTPMYLLLSQLSLMDLMLICTTVPKMTFNYLSGKKSISLAGCGTQIFLYVSLLGSECFLLAAMAYDRYVAICHPLRYSVLMSQKICCLVAVSSWVVGSFDGIIVIAVALSFPYCGSREIPHFFCDVPALLTLSCTNTLLFERLMFICCVIMLLFPVAVIIASYVRVIMAVIRMGSAEGRRKAFATCSSHLMVVGMYYGAAMFIYMRPVSDRSPTQDKMVSAFYTILTPMLNPLIYSLRNKEVARAFMKVLGRGKSGE; this is translated from the coding sequence ATGGCATGGGAGAATCATACTTTAAACTCTAACTTCATCTTGCTGGGAATCTTTGATCACAGTCCCACCCacatcttcctcttctctctggtCTTGGGCATCTTCACAGTGGCCTTCATGGGAAACACTATCATGGTTCTCCTCATCTACCTGGATACTCAGCTCCACACTCCCATGTACTTGCTCCTCAGTCAGCTATCCCTCATGGACCTCATGCTTATTTGTACCACTGTACCCAAGATGACTTTCAACTACTTGTCTGGAAAGAAGTCCATCTCTCTGGCTGGGTGTGGAACCCAGATATTCTTATATGTGTCCCTACTTGGATCTGAATGCTTCCTGTTGGCTGCAATGGCCTATGATCGGTATGTTGCCATTTGCCACCCATTACGATATTCAGTTCTCATGAGCCAGAAGATCTGTTGTCTCGTGGCTGTTTCTTCTTGGGTTGTTGGTTCTTTTGATGGCATAATTGTTATTGCAGTTGCATTGTCCTTCCCATATTGTGGTTCCCGGGAAATACCCCACTTTTTCTGTGATGTCCCTGCCCTTCTCACTCTCTCATGCACTAACACATTGCTATTTGAAAGGTTAATGTTTATTTGCTGTGTAATTATGCTTCTTTTCCCTGTAGCAGTCATTATCGCTTCCTATGTCCGTGTTATTATGGCTGTCATTCGCATGGGATCTGCAGAGGGTCGCCGAAAAGCTTTTGCGACCTGTTCTTCCCACCTCATGGTGGTGGGAATGTATTATGGAGCTGCCATGTTCATATATATGCGGCCTGTGTCTGACCGATCCCCTACCCAGGACAAGATGGTATCAGCCTTCTACACCATCCTCACTCCCATGCTGAATCCCCTCATCTACAGCCTCCGAAATAAGGAAGTGGCCAGAGCATTCATGAAGGTGTTAGGGAGGGGCAAGTCTGGAGAATAA